One stretch of Juglans microcarpa x Juglans regia isolate MS1-56 chromosome 3D, Jm3101_v1.0, whole genome shotgun sequence DNA includes these proteins:
- the LOC121255439 gene encoding uncharacterized protein LOC121255439 isoform X1, whose protein sequence is MYLEMVNGSRGRRRIASRHLRVTPYPLPSYKSDVLVDMCPKKCSKTLDKKDWEDATCSVCMECPHNAVLLLCSSHDKGCRPFMCGTSFRYSNCLGQYKKAYTKVNSSSDGQHVHASINDPVLVPDSSWPIESCEVTELACPLCRGQVKGWTVVEPARVYLNEKKRSCMQDNCSFVGNYKELRKHVKAEHPSARPREVDPILEQKWRRLEREREQDDVISTIRSTMPGAMVFGDYVIESNHNGFDTDEEDGGFDVNAADSNRGFGVGFDSNLVNVFLLLHAFGPSGNDLGRRLRQAERTFQRGSDQSAVGIHHTSPVGRLDSSDQDDYNNSDDGGGDDGSVSLVSRLRRHGRVLLGRSGRRRRRREAIMDQR, encoded by the exons AT GTATTTGGAAATGGTGAACGGTAGCAGAGGACGACGTAGAATTGCTTCCCGACATTTGAGGGTAACTCCATATCCACTGCCTTCTTATAAGTCAGATGTTTTGGTGGACATGTGCCCCAAGAAATGCTCCAAGACTTTGGATAAAAAAGACTGGGAAGATGCGACATGTTCTGTGTGCATGGAGTGTCCTCACAATGCTGTCCTCCTCCTCTGTTCTTCCCATGACAAGGGTTGCCGTCCCTTCATGTGTGGAACTAGCTTCCGGTACTCCAACTGCCTTGGCCAGTACAAGAAAGCATATACTAAAGTAAACTCATCAAGTGATGGACAACACGTGCATGCCTCCATCAATGATCCCGTTCTGGTCCCAGATTCCAGTTGGCCCATTGAGAGTTGTGAAGTCACTGAGCTTGCCTGCCCCCTTTGCAGGGGCCAGGTTAAAGGTTGGACAGTGGTTGAACCTGCACGAGTATATCTaaatgagaaaaagagaagCTGCATGCAGGATAATTGCTCATTTGTTGGAAATTACAAAGAGCTGAGGAAACATGTTAAGGCAGAACACCCCTCTGCAAGGCCACGTGAGGTGGATCCCATACTTGAACAGAAATGGAGACGGCTTGAGCGGGAGAGGGAGCAGGATGATGTGATCAGTACAATAAGGTCAACAATGCCAGGGGCAATGGTTTTTGGAGATTATGTAATTGAAAGTAATCATAATGGTTTTGATACCGACGAAGAGGACGGTGGTTTTGATGTAAACGCTGCAGACAGTAATAGGGGCTTTGGGGTTGGCTTTGATAGTAATCTGGTGAATGTCTTTCTTCTATTGCACGCATTTGGGCCATCGGGAAATGATCTTGGTAGACGGCTGAGGCAGGCTGAGAGGACCTTTCAACGTGGATCGGATCAGAGTGCTGTTGGCATTCACCACACGTCTCCTGTTGGTAGATTGGATTCCTCTGATCAAGATGACTACAATAACAgtgatgatggtggtggtgatgatggTAGTGTGTCACTGGTTAGCCGCCTTCGCCGACATGGCAGGGTATTATTGGGACGATCAGGAAGGAGACGCAGGCGTAGAGAAGCCATAATGGATCAAAGGTAG
- the LOC121255439 gene encoding uncharacterized protein LOC121255439 isoform X2, whose translation MVNGSRGRRRIASRHLRVTPYPLPSYKSDVLVDMCPKKCSKTLDKKDWEDATCSVCMECPHNAVLLLCSSHDKGCRPFMCGTSFRYSNCLGQYKKAYTKVNSSSDGQHVHASINDPVLVPDSSWPIESCEVTELACPLCRGQVKGWTVVEPARVYLNEKKRSCMQDNCSFVGNYKELRKHVKAEHPSARPREVDPILEQKWRRLEREREQDDVISTIRSTMPGAMVFGDYVIESNHNGFDTDEEDGGFDVNAADSNRGFGVGFDSNLVNVFLLLHAFGPSGNDLGRRLRQAERTFQRGSDQSAVGIHHTSPVGRLDSSDQDDYNNSDDGGGDDGSVSLVSRLRRHGRVLLGRSGRRRRRREAIMDQR comes from the coding sequence ATGGTGAACGGTAGCAGAGGACGACGTAGAATTGCTTCCCGACATTTGAGGGTAACTCCATATCCACTGCCTTCTTATAAGTCAGATGTTTTGGTGGACATGTGCCCCAAGAAATGCTCCAAGACTTTGGATAAAAAAGACTGGGAAGATGCGACATGTTCTGTGTGCATGGAGTGTCCTCACAATGCTGTCCTCCTCCTCTGTTCTTCCCATGACAAGGGTTGCCGTCCCTTCATGTGTGGAACTAGCTTCCGGTACTCCAACTGCCTTGGCCAGTACAAGAAAGCATATACTAAAGTAAACTCATCAAGTGATGGACAACACGTGCATGCCTCCATCAATGATCCCGTTCTGGTCCCAGATTCCAGTTGGCCCATTGAGAGTTGTGAAGTCACTGAGCTTGCCTGCCCCCTTTGCAGGGGCCAGGTTAAAGGTTGGACAGTGGTTGAACCTGCACGAGTATATCTaaatgagaaaaagagaagCTGCATGCAGGATAATTGCTCATTTGTTGGAAATTACAAAGAGCTGAGGAAACATGTTAAGGCAGAACACCCCTCTGCAAGGCCACGTGAGGTGGATCCCATACTTGAACAGAAATGGAGACGGCTTGAGCGGGAGAGGGAGCAGGATGATGTGATCAGTACAATAAGGTCAACAATGCCAGGGGCAATGGTTTTTGGAGATTATGTAATTGAAAGTAATCATAATGGTTTTGATACCGACGAAGAGGACGGTGGTTTTGATGTAAACGCTGCAGACAGTAATAGGGGCTTTGGGGTTGGCTTTGATAGTAATCTGGTGAATGTCTTTCTTCTATTGCACGCATTTGGGCCATCGGGAAATGATCTTGGTAGACGGCTGAGGCAGGCTGAGAGGACCTTTCAACGTGGATCGGATCAGAGTGCTGTTGGCATTCACCACACGTCTCCTGTTGGTAGATTGGATTCCTCTGATCAAGATGACTACAATAACAgtgatgatggtggtggtgatgatggTAGTGTGTCACTGGTTAGCCGCCTTCGCCGACATGGCAGGGTATTATTGGGACGATCAGGAAGGAGACGCAGGCGTAGAGAAGCCATAATGGATCAAAGGTAG